A stretch of the Deltaproteobacteria bacterium genome encodes the following:
- a CDS encoding Zn-ribbon domain-containing OB-fold protein — protein MLRAVRLRARQARRRRHGARAHRAGRPREAPRRVARRGRVGARRRAARLDPRHRVLPGDHVTDGPPKEPVKYVEKQVHLPYRYVAGDYKARYLAALKDKTILGSKCSKTDKVFVPPIVASPESLAPCDELVPVADRGVVTTFCVVNIPVIGRSIELPYVAASVALDGADISIYALIQECKPEEVRMGMRVEAVWKPDGERQGGHEDILHFRPTGEPDAPLASFMHRL, from the coding sequence GTGCTCCGAGCCGTTCGCCTTCGTGCTCGTCAAGCTCGACGGCGCCGACACGGCGCTCGCGCACATCGTGCGGGACGACCTCGCGAGGCTCCGCGTCGGGTCGCGCGTCGAGGCCGTGTGGGCGCCCGACGGCGAGCGGCACGGCTCGATCCGCGACATCGCGTGCTTCCGGGTGATCACGTGACGGACGGTCCGCCGAAGGAGCCCGTCAAGTACGTGGAGAAGCAGGTCCACCTGCCCTATCGCTACGTCGCCGGCGACTACAAGGCGCGCTACCTCGCCGCCCTCAAGGACAAGACGATCCTCGGCTCCAAGTGCTCCAAGACCGACAAGGTCTTCGTGCCGCCAATCGTCGCGTCGCCGGAGAGCTTGGCGCCGTGCGACGAGCTGGTGCCGGTCGCCGATCGCGGCGTCGTGACGACCTTCTGCGTCGTCAACATCCCGGTCATCGGCCGGTCGATCGAGCTGCCGTACGTCGCGGCGTCGGTCGCGCTCGACGGCGCCGACATCTCGATCTATGCGCTCATCCAAGAGTGCAAGCCTGAAGAGGTCCGCATGGGCATGCGCGTCGAGGCGGTGTGGAAACCCGACGGCGAGCGGCAGGGGGGCCACGAGGACATCCTCCACTTCCGGCCGACGGGCGAGCCCGACGCGCCGCTCGCCTCGTTCATGCACCGGCTGTGA
- a CDS encoding DNA-binding protein codes for MRRHARPHGGNGRNMTEPLEQRVVTEFPYKHSTGEVIGRFLAGLKEEKRIWGQRVAGQGVVVPPLGYSEVDGSAGGAWVEVKPVGVVTAVAKVHRPIAHLHPCSEPFAFVLVKLDGADTALAHIVRDDLARLRVGSRVEAVWAPDGERHGSIRDIACFRVIT; via the coding sequence ATGCGTCGACACGCTCGCCCGCATGGGGGCAATGGTAGAAACATGACGGAGCCGCTCGAGCAGCGCGTCGTCACCGAGTTCCCGTACAAGCACTCGACGGGCGAGGTGATCGGGCGCTTCCTCGCCGGGCTCAAGGAAGAGAAGCGGATCTGGGGCCAGCGCGTCGCGGGCCAGGGGGTCGTCGTCCCACCCCTCGGCTACTCCGAGGTCGACGGCTCGGCGGGCGGCGCGTGGGTGGAGGTGAAGCCCGTCGGCGTCGTCACGGCGGTGGCCAAGGTGCACCGGCCGATCGCGCATCTCCATCCGTGCTCCGAGCCGTTCGCCTTCGTGCTCGTCAAGCTCGACGGCGCCGACACGGCGCTCGCGCACATCGTGCGGGACGACCTCGCGAGGCTCCGCGTCGGGTCGCGCGTCGAGGCCGTGTGGGCGCCCGACGGCGAGCGGCACGGCTCGATCCGCGACATCGCGTGCTTCCGGGTGATCACGTGA